Proteins from one Hymenobacter gelipurpurascens genomic window:
- a CDS encoding acyl-CoA dehydrogenase family protein: protein MEVTNKLVKGGEFIIKETDAQDVFTPADFSEEQNMMHQTALDFVEKEVQPLLERLDNHEEGLMRGLMEKAGQLGLFGVSIPEQYGGLDMDFTTSLRVTEGVGGGHSFPVAFAAHTGIAMLPILYFGNEEQKAKYLPGLTSGELMGAYCLTEPGSGSDALGAKTKAIPTEDGEFYVLNGQKMWITNGGFADVFIVFAQVDGDKFTGFIVERNTPGLSLGNEEHKMGIKGSSTRQVFLSDVKVPKSAVLGEIGKGHLIAFNILNIGRIKLAAACLGATKMASTLSIKYANERVQFKLPISKFGAIKFKLAQQAVRIYAVESAIYRAGMDIARMEQELLAKGQSHNEALLGAAREFAVECAILKVEGSEVLDYVVDEGVQVYGGYGFSADYPMDRAYRDSRINRIFEGTNEINRMLAVDMILKKAMKGELDLMGPAQAVQQELMAIPDFNLEEETGLFAAEKKTIAKLKKAILMVAGTAVQKYMNSLAKEQEVLMNIADMAIKVYTAESTILRVEKEAGVKGEEAVSTQIDIARVYLYDTVDQVNKFGKDAIGTMTEGDEQRLLAMGLKRFTKADLYNAKEARRRIADHLIAANEYTY, encoded by the coding sequence AACCGACGCTCAGGACGTATTTACCCCCGCCGATTTTTCGGAGGAGCAGAACATGATGCACCAGACGGCTCTGGACTTCGTGGAAAAAGAAGTGCAGCCCCTACTGGAGCGCCTCGATAACCATGAAGAGGGCCTCATGCGCGGCCTGATGGAGAAAGCTGGTCAGCTAGGCCTGTTTGGGGTAAGCATCCCGGAGCAGTACGGCGGACTGGACATGGACTTTACTACCTCCCTGCGCGTGACCGAAGGCGTAGGCGGTGGCCACTCGTTCCCAGTTGCTTTCGCGGCTCACACGGGTATTGCTATGCTGCCCATTCTGTACTTCGGCAACGAAGAGCAGAAAGCCAAATACCTGCCTGGCCTGACCAGCGGTGAGCTGATGGGTGCCTACTGCCTCACGGAGCCCGGCTCGGGTTCTGACGCGCTGGGTGCTAAAACCAAAGCTATTCCGACCGAAGACGGCGAGTTCTACGTGCTGAACGGTCAGAAAATGTGGATTACGAATGGCGGTTTCGCCGACGTATTCATTGTGTTTGCTCAGGTTGACGGCGATAAGTTCACCGGCTTCATTGTGGAGCGCAACACGCCCGGCCTAAGCCTCGGCAACGAAGAGCACAAGATGGGCATCAAGGGCTCGTCTACGCGTCAGGTGTTCCTTTCGGATGTGAAAGTGCCGAAATCAGCGGTACTGGGCGAGATTGGTAAAGGCCACCTCATTGCCTTCAACATCCTGAACATCGGCCGTATTAAGCTGGCTGCTGCTTGCTTGGGTGCTACCAAAATGGCCTCTACGTTGAGCATCAAGTATGCCAACGAGCGGGTGCAGTTCAAACTGCCTATCAGCAAGTTCGGCGCTATCAAGTTCAAGCTGGCCCAGCAGGCTGTGCGTATCTACGCCGTAGAGTCGGCTATTTACCGCGCCGGTATGGACATTGCCCGCATGGAGCAGGAGTTGCTGGCTAAAGGCCAGAGCCACAACGAGGCCTTGCTGGGTGCTGCCCGCGAGTTTGCCGTGGAGTGCGCCATCCTGAAAGTAGAAGGTTCGGAAGTGCTTGACTACGTGGTGGATGAAGGCGTGCAGGTGTATGGTGGCTACGGCTTCTCGGCCGACTACCCCATGGACCGCGCCTACCGGGATTCGCGCATCAACCGCATCTTTGAGGGCACGAACGAAATCAACCGCATGCTGGCCGTTGATATGATCTTGAAGAAGGCCATGAAAGGTGAGCTGGATCTGATGGGCCCCGCCCAGGCCGTGCAACAGGAGCTGATGGCTATTCCGGACTTCAACCTGGAAGAAGAAACTGGCCTGTTTGCTGCTGAGAAAAAGACCATTGCCAAGCTGAAAAAGGCCATTCTGATGGTAGCTGGCACGGCCGTGCAGAAGTACATGAACTCGCTCGCTAAAGAGCAGGAAGTACTGATGAACATTGCCGATATGGCTATCAAAGTCTACACCGCCGAAAGCACCATTCTTCGCGTGGAGAAAGAGGCCGGCGTGAAAGGCGAAGAGGCTGTTTCAACGCAAATTGACATTGCCCGCGTGTACCTCTACGACACTGTGGACCAGGTAAACAAGTTCGGCAAAGACGCCATCGGCACCATGACCGAAGGCGACGAACAGCGTCTGTTGGCTATGGGCCTCAAGCGCTTCACTAAGGCTGACCTCTACAACGCCAAGGAAGCCCGTCGTCGCATTGCCGACCACCTGATTGCCGCCAACGAGTACACGTACTAG
- a CDS encoding Glu/Leu/Phe/Val family dehydrogenase, with amino-acid sequence MANEQVQGKDFYESVLRFYDHAASFSKLDPGIIAQIRACNSIYKVNFPVEVDGHVQVFEGIRVQHSHHKLPSKGGIRYSVYVDEEEVMALATLMTFKCALVDVPFGGAKGGVKINPRTTPVNILERVTRRYATELIKKNLIGPGMDVPAPDYGTSGREMAWIADTYMTFKYGDTSALGCVTGKPVGQGGIRGRTEATGLGVFYGLRELLLDEPMLKKVGLSSGVTGKRIIVQGLGNVGYFAAHFCQQDGGIITGIAEREGGIYSETGLDVAAVFKHRQETGSVLGFPGAKDIAESLDLLEYECDVLIPAALENQIHEGNAARIKAKIIAEGANGPTTQGAEKILLEKGIIILPDLYLNAGGVTVSYFEWLKNLSNVRFGRMGKRAEEGAMRRLVATIERTTGKTLTAEERQQIVHGADEIDLVRSGLEDTMITAYQSIRKVMDEVEGITDLRTAAFYSAIEKIGVSYQSLGIFP; translated from the coding sequence ATGGCCAACGAACAGGTACAGGGTAAAGACTTTTACGAGAGTGTGCTGCGGTTTTACGACCACGCCGCGAGCTTCTCCAAGCTGGACCCCGGCATTATTGCCCAAATCCGGGCCTGCAACAGTATTTACAAGGTCAACTTCCCGGTGGAAGTTGATGGCCACGTGCAGGTGTTCGAAGGCATTCGGGTGCAGCACAGCCACCACAAACTGCCCAGCAAAGGCGGCATCCGCTACAGTGTATATGTGGATGAGGAGGAGGTAATGGCCCTCGCCACACTCATGACCTTTAAGTGCGCGTTGGTCGATGTGCCATTTGGCGGGGCCAAAGGTGGAGTAAAAATTAACCCCCGTACTACCCCCGTAAATATCCTGGAGCGCGTAACGCGCCGCTATGCCACGGAGCTGATCAAGAAAAACTTGATTGGCCCCGGTATGGACGTGCCAGCCCCTGATTACGGCACCAGCGGCCGGGAAATGGCCTGGATTGCCGACACATACATGACGTTTAAGTACGGCGACACCAGTGCTCTAGGCTGCGTAACCGGCAAGCCCGTAGGCCAGGGTGGTATCCGGGGCAGGACCGAGGCAACTGGCCTAGGCGTGTTCTACGGCCTCCGCGAACTACTGCTGGATGAGCCGATGCTGAAAAAAGTAGGTCTTAGCAGTGGCGTGACTGGCAAGCGCATCATTGTGCAAGGGCTGGGCAATGTGGGCTACTTCGCGGCTCATTTTTGCCAGCAGGATGGCGGTATCATTACCGGCATTGCCGAGCGGGAAGGCGGTATCTATAGTGAGACTGGCCTAGACGTAGCCGCCGTGTTTAAGCACCGCCAGGAAACTGGTTCGGTGCTAGGCTTCCCTGGCGCGAAAGACATAGCTGAGTCCCTAGACCTGCTGGAGTACGAGTGTGACGTGCTGATACCGGCTGCGCTGGAAAACCAGATTCACGAAGGCAATGCAGCTAGGATCAAGGCCAAAATTATTGCCGAAGGAGCTAACGGGCCTACCACACAGGGCGCTGAGAAGATTCTGCTGGAAAAGGGCATCATCATTCTGCCTGACCTATACCTCAACGCGGGTGGCGTAACGGTTTCCTACTTCGAGTGGCTGAAAAACCTTTCCAATGTACGCTTCGGTCGTATGGGCAAGCGAGCTGAGGAAGGTGCTATGCGCCGCTTGGTTGCTACCATTGAGCGCACCACCGGCAAAACCCTCACGGCCGAGGAGCGCCAGCAAATCGTGCATGGTGCCGACGAAATTGACCTCGTACGCTCCGGCCTTGAGGACACCATGATTACGGCGTATCAGTCTATCCGGAAGGTGATGGATGAGGTAGAGGGCATCACGGATTTGCGTACGGCGGCTTTCTACAGTGCTATTGAGAAGATCGGGGTAAGCTACCAGTCACTCGGTATTTTTCCGTAG
- the recG gene encoding ATP-dependent DNA helicase RecG, protein MSNFFQTKLEYLRGVGLQRAQLLQKELNLFTYGDLIQRYPFRYLDRTQFYNICDLHDDLPYVQVKGILRNREVIGEGPKKRMVAKIADASGELDLVWFKGVNYLEKIIKNHQEYIVFGKPTMFNGRPQMAHPELEEVTEAKAGQSYLQPVYNTSEKLKNYHRVDSKAIARMVSDLLKIALPQVHETLSADLIQQYGLMDKAMAIQQIHFPQSTELLQTARFRLKFEELFYVQLKLLRQRDQRKVELAGQLFKEVPSLVHFYKNVMPFDLTGAQKRVIHDIYKDFCSGRQMNRLLQGDVGSGKTIVAFISMLMAADNGAQSCLMAPTEILADQHYVGLKQYADLLGLKIGKLTGSTRTAERRVLHEQLRSGEMHMLVGTHALLEDVVQFRNLGLTIMDEQHRFGVAQRSRLWQKNPHIIPHVLVMTATPIPRTLAMTLYGDLDVSVIDELPAGRKPIVTVHRYDANRLKVFQFLRDQIKLGRQVYIVYPLIEESEAMADYKDLMDGYESVARAFPEFQISIVHGRMTAGEKDAEMQRFVKNETQIMVATTVIEVGVNVPNASVMVIESTERFGLSQLHQLRGRVGRGADQSYCILMSGYKLSKDSRTRIETMVRTNNGFEIADIDLKLRGPGDLMGTQQSGVLDLLIADLAKDGRILSESRAAAQALLNADPGLGHPGNLPIRRHIESLPATAVNWSRIS, encoded by the coding sequence ATGAGTAATTTCTTTCAGACCAAACTGGAGTATCTGCGTGGTGTGGGCCTACAGCGGGCGCAGCTGCTGCAAAAGGAGCTTAACCTGTTTACCTATGGCGACCTGATTCAGCGGTACCCGTTCCGCTACCTCGACCGCACCCAGTTTTATAACATCTGCGACCTGCACGACGACCTGCCTTACGTGCAGGTGAAAGGCATTTTGCGCAACCGCGAGGTTATCGGCGAAGGTCCCAAGAAGCGCATGGTGGCCAAGATAGCCGATGCCAGCGGCGAGCTGGATCTGGTGTGGTTTAAGGGCGTGAATTACCTGGAGAAGATCATCAAGAATCACCAGGAGTACATCGTATTCGGCAAGCCCACCATGTTCAATGGGCGCCCCCAGATGGCGCATCCCGAGCTGGAGGAAGTGACGGAAGCCAAAGCGGGCCAGAGCTATCTGCAGCCAGTGTATAACACCAGCGAGAAGCTCAAGAACTACCACCGCGTAGATAGCAAGGCTATTGCGCGCATGGTCTCCGATCTTTTGAAGATTGCGCTGCCTCAGGTCCATGAAACGCTGTCTGCCGACCTCATCCAGCAGTATGGGCTCATGGACAAGGCCATGGCCATTCAGCAGATTCACTTCCCGCAAAGCACGGAGCTACTTCAGACGGCCCGTTTCCGGCTCAAGTTTGAGGAGCTGTTTTACGTGCAACTCAAGCTGCTGCGCCAACGCGACCAGCGCAAGGTGGAGCTGGCCGGCCAGCTGTTCAAGGAGGTGCCTTCTCTGGTACACTTCTACAAAAACGTGATGCCCTTTGACCTCACGGGGGCTCAGAAACGTGTTATTCACGATATCTACAAAGATTTCTGCTCCGGCCGCCAGATGAACCGTCTGCTGCAGGGCGACGTGGGTTCGGGCAAAACAATCGTAGCTTTCATCAGCATGCTGATGGCCGCCGACAACGGCGCACAAAGCTGCCTGATGGCTCCCACTGAGATTCTGGCCGACCAGCACTATGTAGGCCTCAAGCAGTACGCCGATCTGCTGGGCCTCAAGATTGGGAAACTAACAGGTAGCACCCGCACCGCCGAGCGGCGTGTGCTGCACGAGCAGCTCCGCTCCGGCGAAATGCATATGCTGGTAGGCACGCACGCGCTGCTGGAAGATGTGGTGCAGTTCCGTAACCTCGGCCTCACCATTATGGATGAGCAGCACCGATTTGGGGTGGCGCAGCGCTCGAGGCTATGGCAGAAAAACCCGCACATCATCCCGCACGTGCTCGTAATGACGGCCACGCCTATCCCGCGCACCCTGGCCATGACGCTGTATGGCGACCTGGATGTATCCGTAATTGACGAGCTACCGGCCGGCCGCAAGCCCATTGTAACGGTGCACCGCTACGATGCCAACCGGCTGAAGGTATTCCAGTTTCTGCGCGACCAGATCAAGCTGGGCCGTCAGGTCTACATCGTGTATCCGCTCATTGAGGAAAGCGAGGCCATGGCCGACTACAAGGACCTCATGGATGGCTACGAAAGCGTGGCGCGCGCCTTCCCCGAGTTTCAGATCAGCATTGTGCATGGGCGCATGACGGCGGGTGAAAAAGACGCTGAAATGCAGCGTTTCGTGAAAAATGAAACCCAGATAATGGTGGCTACCACCGTTATTGAGGTAGGCGTGAACGTGCCGAATGCCTCGGTGATGGTGATTGAGAGCACTGAGCGGTTTGGTCTTTCTCAGCTCCACCAGCTGCGCGGCCGCGTAGGCCGGGGCGCCGACCAGAGCTATTGCATTCTTATGTCGGGTTATAAGCTCAGCAAAGACTCGCGCACTCGCATCGAAACCATGGTGCGCACCAACAACGGCTTCGAAATTGCCGACATCGACCTGAAACTGCGCGGCCCCGGCGACCTGATGGGCACTCAGCAGAGCGGCGTGCTTGATCTGCTGATTGCTGACTTAGCTAAAGACGGCCGCATCCTGAGCGAGAGCCGGGCGGCGGCCCAGGCCTTGCTCAACGCCGACCCTGGCCTAGGCCACCCCGGCAACCTGCCCATCCGACGGCATATTGAAAGCCTGCCGGCCACGGCCGTCAACTGGAGCCGCATCAGCTAA
- the gldD gene encoding gliding motility lipoprotein GldD, with amino-acid sequence MADFRILRAWGAVLTLLGLAVGCTSAPDFTPKPKGYNRIDLPPHAYQQLAPGHPYTFKYSRSAKILRDSSYLAQPHWINIYYPQLHANVQITYADLKRSKQLSNKLLEDARKLTSKHQIKATAIDESTLKTPNGMRVSVFELQGDVPSQFQFYTTDSTQHFFRGALYFRTATANDSLAPVIDYVKKDIIELLNTLKYQ; translated from the coding sequence ATGGCCGATTTCCGAATTCTGCGCGCCTGGGGCGCTGTACTAACGCTGCTGGGCTTGGCCGTGGGCTGCACCTCGGCTCCGGACTTCACTCCCAAGCCCAAAGGCTACAACCGCATTGATTTGCCCCCGCATGCCTACCAGCAGTTGGCGCCGGGGCACCCCTACACATTTAAGTATTCCCGCTCAGCCAAAATCCTACGCGACTCCTCCTATCTGGCGCAGCCGCACTGGATTAACATCTACTATCCACAGTTGCATGCCAACGTGCAGATTACGTACGCCGACCTCAAACGCAGCAAACAGCTGAGCAACAAGCTTCTCGAAGACGCCCGCAAACTCACCAGCAAGCATCAAATTAAGGCTACAGCTATTGATGAGAGCACGCTGAAGACGCCCAACGGCATGCGCGTGTCGGTGTTTGAACTTCAGGGCGATGTACCCAGTCAGTTCCAATTCTACACCACTGACAGCACGCAGCACTTCTTCCGAGGCGCGCTTTACTTCCGCACAGCTACTGCCAACGACTCGTTGGCGCCAGTGATTGACTACGTGAAGAAAGATATTATTGAGTTGCTGAACACCCTAAAATACCAGTAA
- a CDS encoding single-stranded DNA-binding protein codes for MASVNKVILIGHLGKDPEVRHLEGGNSVANFTMATNEYYKDKQGTRVERTEWHNITAWRNLAELAEKYLRKGHQVYVEGRIRTRQYQDKDNQTRYITEIVAEEISMLGNGRAGAGENQPTNQPAAAETPTTFREEPELNQLPF; via the coding sequence ATGGCAAGCGTAAACAAAGTCATCCTCATCGGTCATCTGGGCAAAGACCCGGAGGTGCGCCATCTGGAAGGCGGTAACTCGGTAGCCAACTTCACGATGGCTACAAATGAGTACTATAAAGACAAGCAAGGTACCCGCGTAGAGCGTACAGAATGGCACAACATAACCGCCTGGCGCAACCTCGCGGAGCTAGCCGAAAAGTACCTGCGTAAAGGCCATCAGGTGTACGTGGAGGGCCGCATCCGGACCCGGCAGTACCAGGATAAGGACAACCAGACGCGCTACATCACGGAGATTGTAGCGGAGGAGATTTCTATGCTGGGCAACGGCCGGGCAGGTGCTGGCGAAAACCAGCCAACCAACCAGCCTGCCGCTGCCGAAACACCCACTACATTTCGGGAGGAACCAGAACTAAATCAATTGCCTTTCTAA
- the mutY gene encoding A/G-specific adenine glycosylase, with amino-acid sequence MEWYPRHRRDLPWRHTRDPYAIWLSEVILQQTRVKQGLPYYLDFISSYPTVQDLAAAPQDEVLRHWQGLGYYSRARNMHHTAQQVVSEFGGHFPGSYAELLKLRGVGQYTAAAIASFAYDEKVAVLDGNVFRVLARVFGFTQDIAAPASRKVFQQLADNLIPAEQPAEFNQAIMEFGAIQCTPAKPDCLFCPLQTECYAFQHGMVQELPVKSKAKAARTRYFHYLVLRHDDTLYMRKRGPKDIWEGLYDFVLHETESAEFSAASLVKAVESMGGLVATNRVEEASTAMRHVLSHQKVEARFHPVWLSEPLPSDAAVAAGLLAYRASEVERLPKPVIITNFISNSVF; translated from the coding sequence TTGGAATGGTACCCGCGCCACCGCCGCGACCTGCCCTGGCGCCACACCCGCGATCCGTATGCCATCTGGCTTTCCGAAGTTATTCTACAGCAGACCCGCGTGAAGCAAGGCCTGCCCTACTACCTGGATTTCATCAGCTCCTACCCTACTGTGCAGGACCTGGCCGCAGCACCGCAGGATGAGGTGCTTAGGCACTGGCAAGGACTAGGTTACTACTCCCGCGCCCGCAACATGCATCATACCGCTCAGCAGGTGGTAAGTGAGTTCGGTGGCCATTTCCCCGGCTCCTATGCTGAGCTACTTAAGTTGCGGGGCGTAGGCCAGTATACGGCAGCCGCCATTGCCTCTTTTGCCTACGATGAGAAAGTAGCCGTGCTCGATGGCAACGTATTCCGGGTACTGGCCCGCGTGTTCGGCTTCACGCAGGATATTGCTGCACCGGCCAGCCGTAAAGTATTTCAGCAGCTCGCCGATAACCTCATTCCGGCCGAACAGCCAGCAGAGTTCAACCAGGCCATCATGGAGTTTGGGGCCATCCAGTGCACGCCAGCCAAGCCTGACTGCCTGTTTTGCCCGCTACAAACCGAATGCTACGCCTTTCAGCACGGCATGGTGCAGGAGCTACCCGTCAAAAGCAAAGCCAAGGCGGCTCGCACTCGCTACTTCCACTACCTCGTGCTGCGCCATGATGATACCTTATACATGCGCAAGCGCGGCCCCAAGGATATCTGGGAAGGCCTCTACGACTTTGTCCTACACGAAACGGAGTCAGCTGAATTCTCGGCTGCGTCCTTAGTGAAGGCAGTAGAAAGTATGGGTGGCCTAGTAGCTACCAATCGGGTGGAAGAGGCCTCCACGGCTATGCGACACGTACTGAGCCACCAGAAGGTGGAGGCTCGTTTTCATCCGGTGTGGCTTTCGGAGCCGTTGCCATCCGATGCGGCGGTGGCAGCTGGCCTACTGGCCTACCGGGCCTCAGAGGTAGAGCGCCTACCAAAGCCAGTTATTATTACTAATTTTATTAGCAATTCAGTGTTTTAA
- a CDS encoding HU family DNA-binding protein: MTKAEVIAEIADKTGIEKADVSATVEAFFKVVKDSMADGNNIYVRGFGSFVNKKRAKKVARNISKNTSIIIDEHFIPSFKPSKTFIGKIKNSKKIKALANA; this comes from the coding sequence GTGACTAAAGCAGAAGTAATCGCCGAAATTGCTGACAAAACCGGCATTGAAAAAGCAGACGTTTCGGCTACCGTAGAAGCCTTCTTCAAAGTTGTGAAGGATTCGATGGCCGATGGCAACAACATCTACGTGCGCGGCTTTGGCAGCTTCGTTAACAAGAAACGCGCGAAGAAAGTAGCCCGCAACATCTCGAAAAATACGTCGATCATCATCGACGAGCATTTCATCCCGAGCTTCAAGCCGTCCAAGACCTTCATTGGCAAGATCAAGAACAGCAAGAAAATCAAAGCCCTGGCTAACGCCTAA
- a CDS encoding tetratricopeptide repeat protein, with protein MARNSSKYQLILLALAVALVAGLFLLPKVIVKPKAGKGELAQGAARTANRDNGAAAPSTASVDAMGKPEGATAEQPHMTVAPVQRREINGLLAKYKAEADLAAKLRLATDLADKYKGIEKFDSAGFYLEQVALTRPGEQAWKRAADAYFEAFSFATTEGRQKLLGAKCEELYGRVLKNNPDNLDAKTNLGMALMASSNPVQGITVLREVLAADPKNEKVLYNLGLLAIQSNQFDKAAERFQELTKVNPENVNGQFYLGVALAQTGAKAEARQAFQKAKSLSPDPALAASVDEQLQKLQ; from the coding sequence ATGGCTCGTAATTCCTCTAAGTATCAACTCATTCTCCTCGCTTTGGCGGTGGCTCTTGTGGCCGGTTTGTTTTTGTTGCCGAAGGTGATTGTGAAGCCAAAAGCTGGAAAAGGCGAACTTGCTCAGGGCGCTGCGCGTACTGCTAACCGCGACAACGGAGCTGCTGCTCCTTCCACGGCATCTGTTGATGCAATGGGCAAACCCGAAGGTGCTACTGCTGAGCAGCCGCACATGACGGTGGCTCCTGTTCAACGCCGGGAAATCAATGGCTTGTTGGCGAAGTACAAGGCGGAAGCCGATCTGGCAGCTAAGCTTCGGTTGGCTACAGACCTGGCAGACAAGTACAAAGGCATCGAAAAGTTCGACAGTGCCGGCTTCTACCTGGAGCAGGTGGCCCTGACTCGCCCCGGCGAGCAGGCCTGGAAGCGGGCGGCTGACGCGTATTTCGAAGCATTTAGCTTCGCTACTACCGAGGGACGGCAGAAATTGCTGGGCGCTAAGTGTGAGGAGTTGTATGGGCGTGTGTTGAAAAACAACCCCGATAACCTCGACGCGAAGACCAACCTCGGTATGGCGCTCATGGCCAGCTCGAACCCGGTGCAAGGTATTACCGTGCTGCGCGAAGTGCTGGCTGCTGATCCAAAAAACGAAAAGGTGCTATATAACCTTGGTTTGCTGGCTATTCAGAGCAACCAGTTCGATAAGGCAGCAGAGCGTTTTCAGGAGCTAACTAAAGTAAATCCTGAAAACGTCAACGGACAGTTTTATCTTGGCGTCGCGTTAGCGCAAACCGGCGCGAAAGCGGAAGCCCGTCAGGCCTTCCAGAAAGCCAAGAGTCTCAGCCCCGATCCGGCCCTGGCCGCCTCCGTGGATGAGCAACTTCAGAAGCTGCAATAG
- a CDS encoding Rne/Rng family ribonuclease — MSNELIINSTQDGERIALLQDKRLIEYHFDRNDTAYSVGDLFLGTVKKVMPGLNAAFIDIGYQKDAFLHYGDLGENFPSLTKWVKGVQSQKIPVGPLKTFQFDGMLDKVGKIDNTLKKGQQMLVQIVKEPISTKGPRLSTDISMAGRYLVLVPFSNTISVSKKIVSKTERERLKRLIASIKPDNFGVIIRTVAEGREVAELDKDMQNMVEKWEKLYQTLRTAKPNDKVLGELGRTSSMLRDMLNESFDAITVDAAPMYEEMRSYLQQIAPDKLGLLKLHSGKVKVFESLGIEKQLKTLFGKTVTVPGGGYLVIEHTEALHVIDVNSGNKSNQEGDQEATALHVNLSAAKEVARQLRLRDMGGIIVVDFIDMKSAESRKKVEDAVRDIMKHDKARFTILPITKFGLLQITRQRVRPVENIVTGEVCPTCGGTGKISASILVTDEIENSIEDLLVTQNQSGITLNVHPFLHAYYTKGLVSRQMKWYLKYYKWVKVMKDTSLGLTDYRIEDEHGEEIELHSAAAAMSRLQDREIELID, encoded by the coding sequence TTGAGTAACGAATTAATCATTAATTCTACTCAGGACGGAGAACGGATTGCCCTGCTACAGGACAAGCGGCTCATCGAATATCATTTCGACCGCAATGACACCGCCTACTCGGTTGGTGACCTCTTCCTGGGCACGGTCAAGAAAGTTATGCCCGGTCTGAACGCCGCGTTCATTGACATTGGGTACCAAAAGGATGCCTTTCTGCACTACGGCGACCTGGGGGAAAATTTCCCTTCGCTGACGAAGTGGGTGAAAGGTGTTCAATCGCAGAAAATACCCGTTGGCCCCCTGAAAACCTTCCAGTTTGACGGGATGCTCGACAAAGTCGGCAAGATCGACAACACGCTTAAAAAGGGCCAGCAAATGCTGGTTCAGATTGTAAAGGAGCCAATTTCTACCAAGGGCCCGCGCTTGTCCACGGATATTTCCATGGCGGGCCGGTACTTGGTGCTGGTTCCTTTTTCGAATACCATCAGCGTATCCAAGAAAATCGTCAGCAAGACGGAGCGGGAGCGGCTTAAGCGGCTCATTGCTTCCATCAAGCCCGACAATTTTGGCGTGATTATCCGCACCGTGGCCGAAGGCCGCGAGGTGGCTGAGCTCGACAAGGATATGCAGAACATGGTGGAGAAGTGGGAAAAGCTCTACCAGACCCTGCGCACGGCCAAGCCGAACGACAAGGTGCTGGGGGAACTGGGTCGCACCAGCTCCATGTTGCGCGACATGCTCAACGAGTCGTTTGACGCCATTACGGTGGATGCGGCTCCCATGTACGAGGAAATGCGGAGCTACCTGCAGCAGATTGCGCCCGACAAGCTCGGTCTGCTGAAGCTACACTCCGGCAAAGTGAAGGTGTTTGAAAGCCTCGGGATTGAGAAACAGCTCAAGACCTTGTTTGGCAAAACCGTTACGGTGCCTGGGGGCGGCTACCTCGTAATTGAGCACACGGAGGCCCTGCACGTCATCGACGTGAACTCCGGCAACAAAAGCAACCAAGAAGGCGACCAAGAGGCCACAGCCCTGCACGTGAACCTCTCGGCCGCTAAAGAAGTAGCCCGCCAGCTCCGGCTGCGCGATATGGGCGGCATTATCGTCGTGGATTTCATTGATATGAAGTCGGCGGAGAGCCGCAAGAAGGTAGAAGATGCCGTGCGCGACATCATGAAGCACGATAAAGCGCGCTTCACAATTCTGCCCATCACCAAATTTGGCCTACTTCAGATTACCCGGCAGCGCGTTCGGCCTGTCGAAAACATCGTGACCGGTGAGGTTTGCCCCACCTGCGGCGGCACGGGTAAGATTTCGGCGTCTATTCTGGTGACCGACGAAATAGAAAACAGCATTGAGGACCTGCTGGTGACCCAGAACCAGTCGGGCATTACGCTCAATGTGCACCCATTCCTGCACGCTTACTACACTAAAGGCTTAGTAAGCAGACAGATGAAATGGTATTTGAAGTATTATAAGTGGGTGAAAGTGATGAAGGACACTAGTCTGGGCCTCACTGATTACCGCATCGAGGATGAGCACGGCGAGGAAATCGAGCTGCACTCTGCCGCGGCGGCCATGAGCCGGTTGCAGGACCGGGAAATTGAACTGATTGACTGA